In one Spirosoma rigui genomic region, the following are encoded:
- a CDS encoding 3-keto-disaccharide hydrolase — MRKYLLWAGIAIGGLFLNLTTRPLADGWVSIFDGKTLNGWKVGDNASTFSVQDGAIVVFGPRAHLFYEGPVNNHNFKNFEWKAQVKTMPGANSGMFIHTTYQPTDWPSVGYEIQVNQTHTDWRKTGSVYSFQDVKETFVKDEEWYTEHIIVQGKTVTVKVNDKVINKYTEPDSVSNSTKPNARRLSSGTVALQGHDPKSKVFYKDIMIKVLPD; from the coding sequence ATGAGAAAGTACCTTTTGTGGGCTGGTATCGCCATCGGCGGCCTTTTCCTTAACCTCACGACCCGTCCGCTGGCCGACGGATGGGTGAGCATTTTCGACGGCAAGACCCTCAACGGCTGGAAAGTCGGCGATAACGCCAGCACATTCAGCGTACAGGATGGCGCTATCGTTGTGTTCGGACCACGGGCGCACCTTTTTTACGAAGGACCGGTTAACAACCACAACTTCAAAAATTTCGAATGGAAAGCGCAGGTAAAAACCATGCCCGGTGCTAACTCCGGTATGTTTATTCATACCACCTACCAACCCACTGACTGGCCCTCAGTTGGCTACGAGATTCAGGTTAACCAGACCCACACCGACTGGCGCAAAACGGGTAGCGTCTACTCGTTTCAGGACGTGAAAGAAACATTCGTGAAAGACGAAGAATGGTATACCGAGCACATTATTGTGCAGGGCAAGACCGTAACGGTCAAGGTTAACGATAAGGTGATCAATAAATACACCGAACCCGACAGCGTCAGTAACTCCACCAAACCCAACGCCCGCCGGCTTAGCAGCGGCACCGTAGCGCTGCAGGGCCACGACCCCAAAAGCAAGGTGTTCTACAAAGATATTATGATCAAGGTCCTCCCCGATTAA
- the queA gene encoding tRNA preQ1(34) S-adenosylmethionine ribosyltransferase-isomerase QueA has protein sequence MKLSEFKFDLPESLIAKYPVERGESRLMVVDRKAKTIEHKQFSDMLSYFGDGDVMVINNTKVFPARLYGNKEKTGAKIEVFLLRELNREMKLWDVLVDPARKIRVGNKLYFGDSDLVAEVIDNTTSRGRTIRFLFDGNHEEFMKAVDELGETPIPREIQREAELADRDDYQTVFAQHVGAVAAPTAGLHFTRAMMKRMEIKGIHFAPVTLHVGLGTFRQVDVEDLTKHKTDSENYRIPEDSAKIVNTALDAGKRVCAVGTTSLKAIESSVSANSRLKPVEGWTDRFIFPPYDFKIANTLLTSLHLPESILIMMTSAFGGHELIKEAYQVAIKEKYRFFSYGDAMLII, from the coding sequence ATGAAGTTATCCGAATTCAAATTTGATTTACCCGAAAGTCTCATCGCCAAATACCCAGTGGAGCGGGGTGAATCGCGGTTAATGGTCGTTGATCGGAAGGCCAAAACCATTGAACATAAGCAGTTTTCGGATATGCTGAGTTACTTCGGCGATGGCGATGTCATGGTGATCAACAACACGAAAGTTTTCCCGGCGCGGCTCTACGGCAATAAGGAAAAGACCGGCGCTAAAATTGAAGTGTTCCTGCTGCGCGAACTGAATCGCGAGATGAAATTGTGGGACGTTCTGGTCGATCCAGCCCGTAAAATCCGCGTTGGCAACAAATTATATTTCGGAGACAGCGACCTCGTTGCCGAAGTTATCGACAATACCACCTCGCGGGGCCGTACTATCCGGTTCCTATTCGACGGTAATCACGAAGAGTTCATGAAAGCGGTGGATGAACTGGGCGAAACCCCCATTCCCCGCGAAATACAGCGCGAAGCCGAACTGGCTGACCGCGACGACTACCAGACGGTTTTCGCGCAGCACGTGGGCGCCGTAGCGGCTCCTACGGCCGGGTTGCACTTTACCCGCGCCATGATGAAGAGAATGGAAATCAAAGGCATTCACTTTGCACCCGTTACGCTACACGTGGGCCTCGGCACCTTCCGCCAGGTAGACGTTGAAGACCTGACCAAGCACAAAACAGATTCGGAAAACTACCGTATCCCTGAGGATTCGGCCAAGATTGTCAACACGGCCCTTGATGCGGGTAAACGCGTTTGTGCTGTCGGTACAACCTCGCTGAAAGCAATTGAATCGTCGGTATCGGCTAACAGCCGCCTGAAGCCCGTTGAAGGCTGGACGGACCGGTTTATTTTCCCGCCCTACGATTTCAAAATAGCCAACACGCTTCTGACGAGCCTGCACCTGCCCGAGTCAATCCTGATTATGATGACCAGCGCCTTTGGCGGACACGAACTTATCAAGGAAGCCTATCAGGTAGCCATCAAAGAAAAATACCGCTTCTTCAGCTACGGCGATGCCATGCTGATTATCTAA
- the meaB gene encoding methylmalonyl Co-A mutase-associated GTPase MeaB, which produces MRQRFSADHYTNGIRAGDRLVLSRAITLVESRRTDDQSLAQQVLESVLPNPDNAPSQSVRIGITGVPGVGKSTFIEAFGTYLTGLGHRLAVLAIDPTSQRSGGSLLGDKTRMETLSMNPHAYIRPTPAGDSLGGVGHRTRETILLCEAAGFDVILVETVGVGQSETVVHGMVDFFLLLMLAGAGDELQGMKRGIMELADALVITKADGENVAPANRARVEYQNALHLFPPTGTGWFPPVLTGSALTGNGVDTIWQTIQEHQQLTSQNGYRAQRRQEQQLTWFRSLVRQQLESRFYDQPGMRDRLALVETQIRAGTLLPGLAVQKLFNQPN; this is translated from the coding sequence ATGCGTCAACGTTTTTCTGCCGATCATTATACCAATGGTATCCGCGCCGGTGATCGACTGGTGCTTAGCCGGGCCATCACGCTCGTGGAGAGCCGGCGTACCGACGATCAATCACTGGCGCAGCAGGTGCTGGAAAGCGTGTTGCCAAACCCGGATAACGCACCATCCCAGTCCGTTCGCATTGGGATTACGGGCGTGCCGGGCGTGGGGAAAAGTACATTCATTGAAGCCTTTGGCACGTATCTCACGGGTCTGGGTCATCGGCTGGCTGTGCTGGCTATTGACCCCACCAGCCAACGGTCGGGCGGAAGTTTGCTGGGGGACAAAACCCGGATGGAAACCCTGTCGATGAACCCCCACGCCTACATCCGTCCAACACCCGCGGGCGACTCGCTGGGTGGCGTAGGGCACCGGACTCGCGAAACAATACTCCTTTGTGAAGCCGCCGGGTTTGATGTTATACTGGTCGAAACAGTAGGCGTTGGGCAGTCCGAAACCGTTGTGCATGGCATGGTCGATTTCTTCCTGCTGCTGATGCTGGCGGGGGCGGGCGATGAGTTGCAGGGCATGAAACGGGGCATTATGGAACTGGCCGATGCGCTGGTCATCACGAAAGCCGACGGCGAAAACGTGGCACCGGCTAACCGGGCTCGCGTTGAATACCAGAATGCGCTGCATCTCTTTCCACCCACCGGTACGGGCTGGTTCCCGCCCGTACTGACCGGCTCGGCCCTGACCGGCAACGGCGTTGACACAATCTGGCAGACCATTCAGGAACACCAGCAACTCACTAGTCAGAACGGCTACCGCGCCCAACGGCGGCAGGAACAGCAGTTAACCTGGTTCCGGTCGCTGGTACGGCAACAACTGGAAAGCCGGTTCTACGACCAGCCTGGCATGCGCGACCGGCTTGCCCTGGTTGAAACACAGATACGGGCCGGCACCCTTTTGCCCGGCCTGGCCGTGCAAAAGCTATTTAACCAACCGAATTAA
- a CDS encoding SMP-30/gluconolactonase/LRE family protein — MITINTYPLKKAWIAGSLLAATCGLTACEDHRDSPNAAFPERINFTAQRQYPEGIAYSSQLGKFVITSITQGKIGTVDTDGRYEDLLTAPELISGIGVKVADGRLFVCVGDQGVSVKSTPASAFKTAELLVFNLTTRQLERRTDLDNLLPNDRHFANDLAILPDGTIYVTDSFSPVIYKITPAGQASVLVSDPRFASAMFGLNGIVYHPDGYLIVAQTGAGKLYKVDLSNGNAITEVGGLSSLPGDGMTLVDKTDLYVVTGNGSRVAQVRSSDNWQTASVVKTDENGYYQATTNVYVNKQIYTLNARIGEVSAAVMAMNPGQLQSNEYSIQRFR; from the coding sequence ATGATAACGATTAACACCTACCCCCTCAAGAAGGCTTGGATTGCCGGTTCGTTACTGGCTGCTACCTGCGGGCTAACCGCTTGCGAAGATCACCGCGACAGCCCCAACGCGGCCTTTCCGGAACGTATCAATTTCACGGCCCAGCGCCAGTATCCGGAAGGTATTGCCTACTCGTCGCAACTGGGAAAATTCGTCATTACCTCCATCACGCAGGGGAAAATTGGAACGGTCGACACGGACGGTCGTTACGAAGATCTGCTTACGGCACCTGAGTTGATCAGTGGCATTGGCGTAAAAGTCGCCGATGGACGTTTATTTGTCTGCGTCGGCGACCAGGGGGTATCGGTGAAAAGCACACCGGCATCGGCTTTCAAAACGGCCGAGCTGTTGGTATTTAACCTGACCACCCGCCAGTTGGAGCGCCGGACAGATCTCGATAATCTGCTGCCCAACGACCGGCATTTTGCCAACGACCTGGCTATCCTGCCCGATGGGACTATCTACGTAACGGATTCATTTTCGCCGGTGATCTACAAAATCACTCCCGCCGGTCAGGCGAGTGTTCTGGTCAGTGACCCGCGGTTCGCCAGTGCCATGTTTGGCCTGAACGGTATTGTTTACCACCCCGATGGTTACCTGATCGTGGCGCAAACGGGTGCCGGCAAACTTTACAAAGTTGACCTGAGCAATGGCAATGCCATAACGGAAGTAGGTGGTCTGAGCAGCCTTCCCGGCGATGGTATGACGCTGGTCGACAAGACAGACCTGTACGTAGTAACCGGGAACGGAAGCCGGGTGGCACAGGTGCGCAGCAGCGATAACTGGCAAACAGCCTCTGTCGTCAAAACCGATGAGAACGGCTATTATCAGGCAACGACTAATGTCTACGTCAACAAGCAGATCTACACCCTCAACGCCCGCATCGGCGAGGTTAGCGCAGCGGTTATGGCGATGAACCCCGGCCAGCTGCAATCCAACGAGTACAGCATTCAGCGGTTTCGGTAG
- a CDS encoding 3-keto-disaccharide hydrolase, translating into MKNLLLIGVLSLGLMAAEKPQSPNTLTPQEKTDGWKLLFDGKTTNGWRGAYKDKFPEKGWTVQNGMLSIQKSDGSESQSFGDIVTDGEYSDFDLMFDFRLTDGANSGVKYFVAEQSPKPKGSAFGLEFQVLDDDKHPDAKLGRNGNRTVGSLYDLIPASGKKANPIGEWNTGRVVSKGNHVEHWLNGKKVVEYERGSEAFREAVAKSKYSAPDYNANGRFGEAAKGHILLQDHGDLVSYRNIKIKTL; encoded by the coding sequence ATGAAAAACTTACTGCTTATTGGTGTCCTGTCACTTGGTTTGATGGCCGCCGAAAAACCACAATCGCCTAATACGCTCACGCCCCAGGAGAAAACAGACGGCTGGAAACTACTTTTCGACGGCAAGACAACCAACGGCTGGCGGGGTGCCTACAAAGACAAATTTCCCGAAAAGGGCTGGACCGTACAGAACGGGATGCTCAGCATCCAGAAATCAGACGGTTCCGAATCGCAAAGCTTCGGCGATATCGTTACGGATGGTGAATACAGTGATTTCGACCTGATGTTCGATTTCAGACTGACGGATGGTGCCAATAGTGGGGTTAAATATTTCGTGGCCGAACAAAGTCCCAAACCAAAAGGCTCAGCCTTTGGCCTGGAGTTTCAGGTACTGGACGACGACAAACACCCCGATGCCAAGCTGGGCCGCAACGGTAACCGTACCGTAGGGTCGCTGTATGACCTGATTCCGGCCAGCGGCAAAAAAGCCAACCCCATTGGGGAATGGAACACCGGCCGGGTCGTGTCGAAAGGCAATCACGTGGAGCATTGGCTGAACGGTAAAAAAGTAGTGGAGTACGAACGGGGCAGCGAAGCCTTCCGCGAGGCCGTTGCGAAGAGCAAATACAGCGCACCGGATTACAATGCGAACGGACGTTTTGGGGAAGCCGCCAAAGGACATATCCTCTTACAGGACCACGGCGATCTGGTATCCTACCGGAACATTAAAATAAAAACGCTGTAA
- a CDS encoding sugar phosphate isomerase/epimerase family protein, translating into MHETVNRRQFLTTAGLSALALTAGASGLFAGSGKKSGLRIAYSAITWGGNDAKAIADLANLGYHGIQLRSTAFGPYRTKPSELKALLDQHKLTLAMFSSGNVEIDPAREQSTIDQHVAHASFVKALGGSAIQLTNSARPKDRLPTTDELKRLATVMNEIGKQTADMGIQAAYHNHMHQLGETPEEVDVIVQAMNPAYCKLLLDIAHYKQGGGQPEQAVKQYKDLLYALHLKDTMSPNPDKAKDPNARDYKFVELGRGNVNVPAVLAAINDINFKGWGIIELDGIPEEGKTAAQCAQINKDYITKTLKLPL; encoded by the coding sequence ATGCATGAGACTGTAAACAGACGACAGTTTCTCACCACAGCCGGCCTGTCGGCTCTGGCGCTGACAGCCGGAGCCAGTGGCTTGTTTGCCGGATCGGGCAAGAAGTCGGGGCTGAGAATTGCCTATTCGGCCATTACCTGGGGCGGCAACGACGCCAAAGCCATCGCCGACCTGGCTAACCTGGGCTATCATGGTATTCAGTTACGTTCTACGGCGTTTGGTCCATATCGCACCAAACCGTCAGAGCTGAAAGCGCTGCTCGATCAGCACAAGCTCACGCTGGCCATGTTCTCCAGTGGTAATGTCGAGATCGATCCGGCCAGGGAGCAGAGTACTATCGACCAGCACGTGGCCCACGCCAGTTTCGTGAAGGCACTGGGTGGTTCAGCCATTCAGCTAACCAACAGCGCGCGGCCTAAAGACCGGCTGCCGACGACCGACGAACTAAAGCGCTTGGCGACGGTCATGAACGAAATCGGCAAACAAACTGCCGACATGGGTATTCAGGCAGCCTACCACAACCACATGCACCAGCTCGGTGAAACCCCCGAAGAAGTGGATGTGATCGTGCAGGCCATGAACCCGGCCTATTGCAAGCTGCTGCTCGATATTGCACACTACAAACAGGGCGGAGGCCAGCCCGAACAGGCCGTGAAGCAGTACAAAGACCTGCTCTACGCCCTGCACCTGAAAGACACCATGTCACCCAATCCCGACAAAGCCAAAGATCCCAACGCCAGGGATTATAAATTTGTGGAGCTGGGCCGGGGAAACGTCAATGTGCCAGCCGTGCTGGCCGCCATTAATGATATCAACTTTAAAGGCTGGGGTATTATTGAACTTGACGGTATCCCCGAGGAAGGAAAAACCGCGGCCCAGTGCGCCCAGATCAATAAAGATTACATTACTAAAACCCTCAAGCTGCCGTTGTAA
- a CDS encoding plastocyanin/azurin family copper-binding protein produces MCKPFLISLLCLSALTASAQRDTLITITSSGGLQFDQKRLVVRPNTRLRLRFQNKDDMAHNLVVTRPNSRLRVVEFALALGTKGPAQDHVPVMDDVLAHTVSVEPGNTDSLTVLLTEGAYPFVCTYPGHGSIMYGVIYATSAPKKLPPPEQDRNLPSTERVAEAAHAHHTAASGHPYTLQLPAVYRTFMPDCGPAAIAVGLPGPEGGQSYVFDAGQCRLRYAWSGGFVDNSEQWDGKGQLFTKVVGDIYYRDSGTFPWRIGTAPAASAPQFKGYRLINRYPEFRYVVNGVEVRELIRSLPAGRGFVRTFTLSPTKQPITFLAATQPGIRLKPSVGQVRNGEIRLPAGTRQFSIIVTTI; encoded by the coding sequence ATGTGCAAACCCTTCCTGATCAGTCTTCTGTGTCTTAGCGCGCTGACAGCTTCGGCCCAGCGCGATACCCTCATTACTATCACCTCGTCGGGTGGTCTACAGTTCGATCAGAAACGGCTCGTTGTCAGGCCCAACACCCGCCTGCGGCTACGATTCCAGAACAAAGACGACATGGCCCATAACCTGGTGGTCACGCGGCCCAACTCGCGTCTGCGTGTGGTGGAGTTCGCGCTGGCGCTGGGTACCAAAGGACCGGCCCAGGACCACGTTCCTGTCATGGACGATGTACTGGCGCATACCGTTAGCGTGGAGCCCGGTAATACCGACTCGCTAACGGTGCTGCTTACTGAAGGAGCTTACCCGTTCGTCTGTACCTATCCCGGTCACGGGTCCATTATGTACGGCGTCATCTACGCCACCAGCGCCCCCAAAAAACTGCCTCCTCCGGAGCAGGACCGTAACCTGCCCAGCACCGAACGCGTAGCCGAAGCGGCCCACGCGCATCATACCGCAGCATCCGGTCACCCCTATACGCTTCAGTTGCCGGCCGTTTACCGGACGTTCATGCCCGACTGCGGCCCGGCGGCCATTGCGGTTGGCTTACCCGGCCCAGAGGGGGGCCAGTCTTACGTTTTCGATGCGGGGCAGTGCCGCCTGCGCTACGCCTGGTCAGGTGGTTTTGTCGACAACAGCGAACAGTGGGATGGCAAAGGACAGTTGTTCACCAAGGTAGTTGGGGATATTTATTACCGCGATTCGGGTACATTTCCGTGGCGGATCGGGACGGCTCCGGCAGCATCGGCTCCGCAATTCAAAGGCTACCGACTCATCAATCGATACCCCGAATTCCGCTACGTCGTCAACGGTGTTGAAGTACGGGAGTTGATCCGGTCGCTGCCCGCCGGACGCGGATTTGTTCGAACGTTTACCCTCAGTCCCACCAAACAGCCCATTACGTTTCTGGCGGCCACGCAACCCGGTATTCGCCTGAAGCCCTCCGTGGGGCAGGTCCGGAACGGCGAGATCCGTTTACCGGCGGGTACCCGTCAGTTTTCCATTATCGTAACGACTATCTAA
- a CDS encoding Gfo/Idh/MocA family protein translates to MENRREFIKKSALAGLGMSFSAGSYARILGSNERVRVGIIGFSDRFRQSLAPAFMEHSKNTNFAFVGVSDIWSRRRDEAEAFLKGKNWNDSSFFKARNNDELLDRKDVDAVIISTADFQHALHCVDAVESGRDVYVEKPFAESLDDARKAVKAVDKSKKIVQVGSQRRSAPNYHEADKFIKSGKFGDITMVEMTWNVNQPGRWRRAKLVSEIRKEDTDWTRYQLNRPKTEWDPRKYLEFRLFYPYSSGIPGQWMSHQIDTVHWFSGLDHPRSVVANGGVYTWKDGRTNADTFTAVFDYGPDNDKTKGFQVLYSSRMNNEAGGTKEYYYSNGGMINLDTNKITPEGGLEAKYAKDMNMQANLLPSMSLGEVAKMETSANTGGDPMTSLHMRNWMDCVRSRKEPNAPARVGFNHSVANIMATTALHTGKRVTWDAVKQDMIVT, encoded by the coding sequence ATGGAAAATCGTCGTGAGTTTATAAAAAAATCAGCCCTTGCCGGATTGGGCATGAGCTTTTCGGCGGGCAGCTACGCCCGTATTCTGGGATCGAACGAGCGCGTTCGGGTCGGTATCATCGGCTTCTCGGACCGCTTCCGGCAGTCGCTGGCACCGGCATTTATGGAGCACTCCAAAAATACCAACTTTGCCTTCGTGGGCGTATCCGATATCTGGAGCCGCCGGCGGGACGAAGCTGAAGCGTTCCTGAAGGGTAAAAACTGGAATGACAGCTCGTTTTTCAAGGCCCGCAACAACGACGAACTGCTGGATCGTAAGGATGTCGATGCGGTGATCATCAGCACTGCCGACTTCCAGCACGCGCTTCACTGCGTTGACGCCGTTGAATCGGGTCGCGATGTGTACGTAGAAAAACCTTTCGCTGAATCGCTCGACGACGCGCGCAAGGCGGTAAAAGCCGTCGATAAATCGAAGAAAATCGTACAGGTGGGTTCACAGCGCCGGTCGGCGCCCAACTACCACGAAGCCGACAAATTCATTAAGTCTGGTAAGTTTGGCGATATCACGATGGTCGAGATGACCTGGAACGTGAATCAGCCCGGACGCTGGCGTCGGGCCAAACTGGTGTCGGAAATCCGGAAGGAAGATACCGACTGGACGCGCTATCAGCTGAACCGCCCCAAGACGGAGTGGGACCCTCGGAAATACCTTGAATTCCGGCTGTTCTATCCCTACTCGTCGGGTATTCCCGGCCAGTGGATGTCGCACCAGATCGATACGGTACACTGGTTCAGCGGCCTCGATCACCCACGCAGTGTCGTTGCCAACGGTGGTGTATATACCTGGAAGGATGGCCGAACCAATGCCGATACGTTCACAGCCGTATTTGACTACGGCCCGGACAATGACAAAACCAAGGGTTTCCAGGTGCTGTACTCGTCGCGCATGAATAACGAAGCCGGTGGTACCAAAGAGTATTACTATTCGAACGGCGGTATGATCAACCTCGATACGAACAAGATCACACCCGAAGGCGGACTGGAAGCGAAATACGCCAAAGATATGAACATGCAGGCCAATCTGCTGCCCTCTATGTCGCTTGGTGAGGTTGCCAAAATGGAAACATCGGCCAACACCGGTGGTGACCCAATGACATCGCTGCACATGCGCAACTGGATGGACTGTGTGCGGAGTCGCAAAGAGCCCAACGCACCCGCCCGGGTTGGTTTTAATCACTCGGTTGCTAACATCATGGCAACCACTGCCCTCCATACCGGCAAACGCGTCACCTGGGATGCCGTGAAGCAGGATATGATTGTGACCTAG
- a CDS encoding 2-C-methyl-D-erythritol 4-phosphate cytidylyltransferase: MTSTHNRFAIIVAGGSGSRMNTDVPKQFLLLNGKPILQHTVERFLAVSPAPHIILVLPARDQLRWASLCDQHDFHPAVQLVTGGATRFQSVSNGLSAIESAEGLVAVHDGVRPFVTATIIQHSYETAARTGSAVTCVPVKDSVRQVTTAGASVALDRGGLRLVQTPQTFALSQFRQAFATPEQPFFTDCASVLEYAGFPITLIDGSYDNIKITTPEDLRGW, translated from the coding sequence ATGACTTCTACACATAATCGCTTCGCCATTATCGTGGCCGGGGGTAGCGGCAGCCGCATGAATACCGACGTGCCCAAGCAATTTCTGTTGCTCAACGGCAAACCCATCCTTCAGCATACCGTTGAGCGTTTTCTGGCTGTCTCGCCCGCTCCGCACATCATTCTGGTACTTCCCGCCCGCGATCAGCTCCGCTGGGCATCCCTCTGCGACCAGCACGATTTTCACCCCGCTGTTCAGCTGGTAACGGGCGGTGCCACCCGTTTTCAATCCGTTTCGAATGGGTTGTCCGCTATTGAGTCGGCCGAGGGGCTGGTAGCCGTCCACGACGGCGTTCGCCCTTTTGTTACGGCTACCATCATTCAGCATAGCTACGAAACGGCGGCCCGGACGGGGTCGGCTGTCACCTGCGTACCGGTCAAGGATTCCGTGCGGCAGGTAACGACGGCTGGAGCCAGCGTTGCCCTGGACCGAGGTGGGCTTCGACTTGTACAAACACCCCAGACGTTTGCACTCAGTCAGTTCAGACAGGCATTTGCAACACCAGAACAGCCCTTTTTTACGGACTGCGCCAGCGTACTGGAATACGCCGGTTTTCCGATAACACTGATCGACGGCTCGTATGACAACATCAAGATCACTACGCCGGAAGATCTGCGAGGCTGGTAA
- a CDS encoding DUF2851 family protein: MSETFLYFLWQYQYFTRLALTTTDGDPVQVLHPGFRNFDSGPDFFNARLLIRDVEWGGTVEMHIKTSDWLSHRHQDDRAYDNVILHVVWTDDRLATGRRVDRADGTPLPTIELAPLTDTLLMDRYARLTGSPDAIPCAGQFRSVQPLRLTAMLDKAMLQRLERKAAGVRVLFESTGGDWEETAYQLLATNMGFKINADPMAQLSRTVPLKAILKHRDVLLQVEALLFGTAGMLTEPDEPDEYVTSLLREYRFLAVKYQLADKQVMAHAWKWGRLRPASFPSLRLAQFARLVTKNASLFSLFVGTIQASTLLQALQVSPSDYWQAHYRFGKTTARVVSTLGTTSAENILINTVVPLLAAYAHHRGQPAYIDRAISLLEQLPAEKNRLTEAWDELGLGVRTAFDSQAAIELYNEFCTVKKCLSCQIGAGLIKQTVSG; the protein is encoded by the coding sequence ATGTCCGAAACCTTCCTGTACTTTCTCTGGCAATACCAGTATTTCACCAGACTTGCCCTGACCACTACCGATGGTGATCCCGTTCAGGTGCTCCATCCGGGTTTCCGGAATTTTGATTCGGGGCCGGATTTTTTCAACGCCCGGCTGCTGATCCGGGACGTAGAGTGGGGGGGTACCGTTGAGATGCACATCAAAACCTCCGATTGGTTGTCGCACCGGCATCAGGACGACCGGGCTTACGACAACGTAATCCTGCACGTGGTCTGGACGGATGATCGGCTGGCAACCGGCCGCCGGGTTGACCGGGCCGATGGGACGCCGTTGCCCACCATCGAACTTGCTCCCTTAACGGATACGCTGCTGATGGATCGGTACGCCCGGCTTACCGGCTCACCCGACGCCATTCCGTGTGCAGGGCAATTCCGGTCGGTGCAGCCCCTGCGGCTCACCGCCATGCTCGACAAAGCCATGCTGCAGCGGCTGGAACGAAAAGCGGCTGGGGTACGGGTCCTTTTTGAGTCGACCGGGGGTGATTGGGAAGAGACGGCCTATCAGTTACTGGCTACCAACATGGGGTTTAAGATCAATGCCGATCCCATGGCGCAACTCAGCCGAACGGTACCGCTGAAGGCTATACTCAAACACCGCGACGTGCTGTTGCAGGTAGAAGCCCTGTTGTTTGGGACGGCGGGTATGCTGACTGAACCTGATGAACCCGATGAATACGTAACCAGCCTGTTGCGGGAGTACCGGTTCCTGGCGGTGAAATACCAATTGGCCGACAAACAGGTGATGGCGCACGCGTGGAAATGGGGACGGCTCCGACCGGCCAGCTTTCCGTCGTTGCGGCTGGCGCAGTTTGCACGGCTGGTAACGAAAAACGCCAGTTTATTTTCACTGTTCGTCGGGACTATACAGGCCAGTACGTTGCTGCAGGCGCTGCAGGTGTCGCCCTCCGACTATTGGCAGGCGCATTACCGGTTCGGGAAAACAACCGCCAGGGTCGTATCAACGCTCGGCACCACGTCGGCCGAGAATATCCTGATCAATACGGTGGTGCCGCTGTTGGCCGCCTACGCGCACCACCGGGGCCAGCCGGCTTACATAGACCGGGCTATTTCACTGCTGGAGCAACTCCCTGCGGAGAAAAACCGCCTGACGGAAGCCTGGGATGAATTGGGGCTGGGTGTCCGTACCGCCTTTGACTCGCAGGCTGCTATTGAATTGTACAATGAATTCTGTACTGTCAAGAAATGCCTGAGTTGCCAGATCGGGGCGGGGTTGATAAAACAAACGGTCAGTGGCTGA